The proteins below are encoded in one region of Silene latifolia isolate original U9 population chromosome 2, ASM4854445v1, whole genome shotgun sequence:
- the LOC141640792 gene encoding secreted RxLR effector protein 161-like, translating into MKDLGQADVILGIKLVKTDKGIALTQSHYVEKMLRKFGYFDTSPVASPFDSSVKLRKNVGDSVSQHKYSQIIGSLLHLTNFSRPDNAYAVCRLARYTHNPSTAHWNALERVFRYLKGTMNYAIHYCGFPGVVEGYSDASWIADIDETKATSGYVFLLGGGAVSWRSAKQTIISRSTMEA; encoded by the coding sequence ATGAAAGATCTTGGTCAAGCTGATGTGATATTGGGTATTAAATTAGTAAAAACCGATAAAGGTATTGCATTAACCCAAAGTCATTATGTTGAAAAGATGTTGCGTAAGTTTGGTTATTTTGATACAAGTCCAGTGGCTTCACCGTTTGATTCATCTGTTAAATTGAGGAAAAATGTGGGGGATAGTGTATCCCAACATAAGTATTCACAAATTATTGGATCATTGTTGCATCTTACTAATTTTTCAAGACCAGATAATGCATATGCAGTTTGCAGGTTGGCTAGGTATACACATAATCCTAGCACCGCCCATTGGAATGCTCTTGAAAGAGTATTTAGGTACCTTAAGGGTACTATGAATTATGCTATCCACTATTGTGGTTTTCCAGGTGTAGTCGAAGGGTACAGTGATGCTAGTTGGATAGCTGATATTGATGAGACTAAAGCCACAAGTGGCTATGTATTTTTACTTGGTGGAGGTGCGGTATCATGGAGGTCTGCAAAGCAGACTATTATTTCTCGTTCAACTATGGAAGCTTAA